In Bosea sp. PAMC 26642, the DNA window GTCATCACGAAGGCCGCGAGCGCTTCAGCGCTAGCCGACGCCGGCAGGTCACCCTCAGCTTTCGCACGCTCTAGGCGCTCGCGTAGCCGTTCGCGACCTGCCGCCCTGAAATCCACCAACGCCTGCCTGATTGGCTCGGCGCCGTCCGACGCGGCGATCGCGCCGTTGATGCCGAGACATCCCCCCCGTTCCGGGAACCGTGTGTTGTGCTCCACCGCCTCGCGCAGAATGCCCGCCGCCACCCCGAGCGCCGTCGTCGCCTTCAAGGCTTCGCGCGTGTATTCGAGGAACTGCTCGTCGTAGCGGACGAGCGCCTTGCGGAAGAGCGCCTCCTTGTTGCCGAAGGCGGAGTAGAAGGCGGGCCGCTCGATACCGGCCGCCTCAACAAGGTCAGCGTAAGTGGTGCCCTCGTAGCCCTTGCGCCAGAATACGCAAACGGCCGCGTCCAGCACTTTCTCCTCGTCGAACTCGCGATGGCGGCCCATCAGAACACCTCCCTATTTTCCATAATGACCGTTATAAAAAGGTTGACAAGCGCTGTCCAGTATCATAATTGCCGTTACGATAACGAACGTTATGATTTTTCTGCGTCGTAGTCCGCGGAGAGAGCCGATGAAATTGGAAAGGTGTGAAAATGTCTGATGAACTAAGGGGCAAGGTTGCGCTGGTAACCGGCGGGTCACGAGGCCTGGGTGCCGCGATCGCGGAGTCTCTGGCGGCTCGCGGTGCAGACGTGGCGATCAGCTATGTCGCGTCCGCAGATAAGGCGGAGCAGGTCGTCGCGAAGCTCGAGGCCAAGGGCGTCCGAGCCGCGGCATTCCGCAGCGACCAGTCGGACCTCGCGGCCGCAAAATCGCTTATAGACGAGGTTGTCAGCCGCTTCGGCAAGCTCGACATCCTGGTCAACAACGCTGCGATCGTGGTGAGTGGGAAGAAGATCGACGACCCCGATCTCGACACCGCCGCGCTGGACCGAATGTGGCAGGTGAACGTCATGGGTCCAGTGGCCACGACCCGTGCGGCCGCGCCGGTGATGTCCGATGGCGGGCGCATCATCTTCATCGGTTCGCTCAACGGCAGCCACGCCCTGTTCCCCGGAGTTGCCGACTATGCCGGGTCGAAGGCGGCGCTCAACGGCTATGCGAGGGGCGTGGCCCGGGACCTGGGCTCGCGCAGCATCACCGTGAACGTGGTGCAGCCGGGTGCCATGCCGACCGATATGATGGTGGACGCTCTCGGTAGTACCGAAGCGCCCGACGCCTTCCTCGACATGCACCCGGTGCGCCGCATCGCACACGTCGACGAAGTGGCCGCCCTGGTCTGCTTCCTCGCGGGAGTGGACGCCGGCTACATCACCGGCGGCACGCACGATATCGCTGGCGGACTCGGCATCTGACGACCGACCGGCGGCCAGCGTTCCGCGGCCGCCGGTTGTTCCAGCTTAAACGAGAGGAGCGAAAGATGACGAAGGTTTTTGACGCGAAATCTAACGCGGACGAGGTGCTCGAGGGCGCCGATCTGCAGGGCAGGCGCTTCTTGGTGACCGGCACGGCGTCCGGCATTGGACGCGAGACCGCTCGCGCGCTGGCGGCTCACGGCGCCGAAGTCGTGGGCGTGGTCAGGGATCGGGCCAAGGCCGAGACCGCCACGGCCGAGGTGCGGGACGCGGCGGCGCACGCTGGTGGTGGTTTCGAGCTGGTCCAGGTTGATCTTGCTTCTCAGGCGAGCGTGCGCGCTGGCGCCGAGAGGCTTCTGCGAGACGGCCGGCGCTTCGACGCGGTCATCGCCAACGCGGGCGTGATGGCGACACCCGAGGGGCGGACGGTGGACGGCTTCGAGACGCAGTTTGGGACCAACCATCTGGGTCACTTCGCCCTGATCACGGCCATCGAGCCGCTGATCGCGGACGGCGGGCGTCTTGTGGTGCTCTCGTCCCAGGCTCATCGCGTTTCGGATGTCGACCTCGAAGATCCGAACTTCGAGCGGCAGGAGTACGAACCGTTCGTGGCCTATGGTCGTTCGAAAACAGCCAACGCTTTGTTCGCCGTCGAGTTCGATCGCCGCCACCGCCACCGTGGTGTGCGAGCGGCCTCGGTTATGCCGGGCAACAGCCTGACCGACCTTCCCCGGCATTTTTCCGAGGAGGAATTGCAGGACCTGTTCGCCACCGTGGGCAGCGCGCGCGCCGAGGCGGGGCTGCCTCCGGCGGAACTGAAGGACATCTCGCAAGCGGCCGCCACCACGGTCTGGGCCGCGGTCGTTGCTGATCCCGAGGAGATTGGCGGCAAGTACCTCGAGGACGTCGCTGTCGCGACCATCGACGATACGCCCAACCCCTTCGCCGATGGAGTTCGCCTCTACGCCCTCGATAGCGAGAAGGCGAAGCGACTGTGGGCAAAGAGCGAGCAACTGGTCGCTGCGGCCTGAAGTCCGCGCGGCGGCGGCCTACGCCGCCCCGACCTAATCTGGAAAGGATCTCCATGACGACCATAGGTATCATTGGCGCGGGCGAGGTCGGCACCGCGATTGCACAGGCAGCGGTCCGGCTTGGCTCCGAGGTCGTGATCGCGAACTCGCGCGGCCCCGAGACCCTGAAGCAATTGGTTGACCAACTCGGTCCGTCCGCACGCGCCGGAACGGCTGCCGAGGCTGCCGCAGCTGGCGACTTCGCCGTGATCGCGGTGCCGCTCAAGCTCGTGAACCACATGCCCGTCGAGGAACTGGCGGGTAAGATCGTGCTCGACACGAACAACTACATGATTTGGCGCGACGGGAACTATCCGCGGGTCGATTCCGGCGAGAAAACGATCTACGAGCTGCGGCAGGAGCAACTGCCCACGGCCAAAATCGTGCAGGCCTTCTCCCATATCCAGGCACCGCACATGGCCGCGCGTGCGCGACCGGCCGGCGCTCCGGACCGGATCGCCTTGCCGATCTCGAGCAATTATCCCGAGGCGATCGCGCTCGTCGCCGACCTCCTCGACCGCATCGGCTTCGACACCGTCGACAATAGTCCGCTGAGCGAAGCCTGGCGTAGCGCTCCCGGTCAGCCGGCCTGGGTCGCGCTCAATCAACAGACCAAGCCCGAACTCATCGCCAACCTCGCCAGGGCACGCCGGCTTACGTCGCGCTGAGGCCGGATCTCCATTGGGCAGCCGCGTCGGGCAGAAGGACTCAGGGCAGACTGTCACGGTTCTCGCTCCTCACGTGCTGAGCTTGCGGCCGAGGAAGTCAAGCATCGGCGCTGCGGTCTCCCGGAGATGGGTCTCCAGCACGAAGTGGCCTGCATCCAGCAGGTGGACTTCCGAGTCGGCGACGTCGCGCCGACTGGCCTAGCGCCCGGTGGCAGGAAGAAGACGTCGTGCCTGCCCCAGGCGGCCAGCAGGGGTGGCCTGTGGGTGCGCAGGTATTTCCGGGAACCCGGATAGAGCGCGACGTTGGTTCGGTAGCTGAGGATCAGTTCGAGCTGGATCTCCTGTGCCTGGGTCGGTGCATGAAGAAGGTGTCCAACAGATAGCCGTCGGACGCCACGGCTCCCGAGTCGGAAAGCCGTGCAGAACCAGGATCACAGGCGCATCGCTGGGCCGGCCTCTCTGTAGAAGTCGTCCACATCGCCGCCCGTCTTGGTCATGTAGCGGGCGCTGGGAGCTGCACTCTCTTTGGCGTTCGCCGCGGCCCGACATCCGAAGCTGTGCGCTAGGTTTCACCTGGATACGGAGGCGTCTTTAAAACGCTTCACGCTGCCGCCGAGGGCCGTCTTGTTCTCCGTCGTCCCTTCCTCGCGCGTGCTGGCGCGCGTCCTTGAGCAGTTCGGCCCACCAGCGCAGCTCGGCCAGCATGTCCAGTCCGCTGCGTTGGATATGCGGGAGGTCACCGAGCGGGGTCGTCCCCTTCATCACCGCCATGAAATCCGCCATCTGCAGATGGACGGCGTTGTGGACCGGAACCATCTGA includes these proteins:
- a CDS encoding TetR/AcrR family transcriptional regulator, with product MGRHREFDEEKVLDAAVCVFWRKGYEGTTYADLVEAAGIERPAFYSAFGNKEALFRKALVRYDEQFLEYTREALKATTALGVAAGILREAVEHNTRFPERGGCLGINGAIAASDGAEPIRQALVDFRAAGRERLRERLERAKAEGDLPASASAEALAAFVMTITQGIAVQAKAGLSRDLLHQVVEQALTSWPLPDVSMT
- a CDS encoding SDR family NAD(P)-dependent oxidoreductase — its product is MSDELRGKVALVTGGSRGLGAAIAESLAARGADVAISYVASADKAEQVVAKLEAKGVRAAAFRSDQSDLAAAKSLIDEVVSRFGKLDILVNNAAIVVSGKKIDDPDLDTAALDRMWQVNVMGPVATTRAAAPVMSDGGRIIFIGSLNGSHALFPGVADYAGSKAALNGYARGVARDLGSRSITVNVVQPGAMPTDMMVDALGSTEAPDAFLDMHPVRRIAHVDEVAALVCFLAGVDAGYITGGTHDIAGGLGI
- a CDS encoding SDR family NAD(P)-dependent oxidoreductase, with protein sequence MTKVFDAKSNADEVLEGADLQGRRFLVTGTASGIGRETARALAAHGAEVVGVVRDRAKAETATAEVRDAAAHAGGGFELVQVDLASQASVRAGAERLLRDGRRFDAVIANAGVMATPEGRTVDGFETQFGTNHLGHFALITAIEPLIADGGRLVVLSSQAHRVSDVDLEDPNFERQEYEPFVAYGRSKTANALFAVEFDRRHRHRGVRAASVMPGNSLTDLPRHFSEEELQDLFATVGSARAEAGLPPAELKDISQAAATTVWAAVVADPEEIGGKYLEDVAVATIDDTPNPFADGVRLYALDSEKAKRLWAKSEQLVAAA
- a CDS encoding NADPH-dependent F420 reductase, with product MTTIGIIGAGEVGTAIAQAAVRLGSEVVIANSRGPETLKQLVDQLGPSARAGTAAEAAAAGDFAVIAVPLKLVNHMPVEELAGKIVLDTNNYMIWRDGNYPRVDSGEKTIYELRQEQLPTAKIVQAFSHIQAPHMAARARPAGAPDRIALPISSNYPEAIALVADLLDRIGFDTVDNSPLSEAWRSAPGQPAWVALNQQTKPELIANLARARRLTSR